One window of Trifolium pratense cultivar HEN17-A07 linkage group LG5, ARS_RC_1.1, whole genome shotgun sequence genomic DNA carries:
- the LOC123884319 gene encoding metal tolerance protein 1-like isoform X1 has protein sequence MAAPSSQHTQIIEISGELPDTGRKICGEATCEFSDAGSISKDSEERSTAMRKLLIAVSLCVVFMAVEVVGGIKANSLAILTDAAHLLSDVAAFAISLFSIWAGGWEPNPRQSFGFFRIEILGALVSMQLIWLLAGILVYEAIARLIAGPQNVDGFLMFVVAAFGLVVNIIMALVLGHDHGHGHGHGHGHGHDHGHGHDHHGHSHGLSVSTSRDVKHTKDEHHHTHDDHTHHHDDEKHSKDEHHHTHEDHAHHHDHDHKDVTEPLLGESKAKSEKKRNINVHGAYLHVLGDSIQSVGVMIGGAIIWYKPEWKIVDLICTLIFSVIVLATTINMLRNILEVLMESTPREIDATQLQKGLLEMEDVVAVHELHIWAITVGKILLACHVKINPEADADIMLDKVIDYIKRVHNISHVTIQIER, from the coding sequence ATGGCAGCGCCAAGCTCTCAGCATACGCAAATTATTGAAATAAGTGGAGAACTTCCTGATACCGGAAGGAAAATTTGCGGGGAAGCAACATGTGAGTTCTCAGATGCGGGATCCATCTCGAAAGATTCTGAAGAACGATCAACTGCGATGCGAAAGCTTTTGATTGCTGTGTCCCTTTGTGTTGTTTTCATGGCTGTTGAGGTAGTTGGTGGTATCAAGGCTAACAGTCTTGCAATACTGACTGATGCAGCACATTTGCTTTCAGATGTTGCCGCATTTGCCATCTCCTTATTTTCTATATGGGCTGGGGGATGGGAGCCGAATCCTCGTCAGTCATTTGGATTTTTTCGAATTGAGATTCTTGGTGCTTTGGTTTCGATGCAATTAATATGGCTGCTTGCTGGAATTCTGGTATATGAAGCTATTGCTAGACTCATTGCAGGTCCTCAAAATGTGGATggttttttaatgtttgtagttgCGGCATTTGGTCTTGTGGTTAACATCATTATGGCTTTGGTGTTGGGTCATGATCACGGCCACGGACATGGACATGGACATGGACATGGACATGATCATGGCCACGGACATGATCATCATGGCCACAGCCATGGTCTTTCAGTTTCTACCAGTCGTGATGTAAAGCATACAAAAGATGAGCATCATCACACACATGACGATCACACTCACCATCATGATGATGAAAAACATTCAAAAGATGAACACCACCATACTCATGAAGATCATGCACATCATCATGACCATGACCACAAAGATGTTACTGAACCACTTCTTGGTGAATCAAAAGCCAAATCAGAGAAGAAACGAAACATCAATGTACACGGGGCTTATCTCCACGTTCTTGGGGACTCTATCCAGAGTGTCGGAGTGATGATTGGTGGAGCCATCATATGGTATAAACCCGAATGGAAAATTGTTGATTTGATTTGCACTCTAATATTTTCTGTAATTGTTTTGGCCACAACTATCAACATGCTGAGAAACATTTTGGAAGTCCTGATGGAGAGCACGCCACGTGAGATAGACGCTACTCAGCTTCAAAAAGGGCTATTAGAGATGGAAGATGTTGTGGCTGTTCATGAGCTGCACATATGGGCCATAACAGTTGGGAAGATATTGCTAGCTTGTCATGTTAAAATCAATCCTGAAGCAGATGCTGACATAATGCTGGACAAAGTTATCGACTACATCAAGAGAGTTCATAACATTAGTCATGTAACGATACAGATCGAACgctag